A window of Auraticoccus monumenti contains these coding sequences:
- a CDS encoding baeRF11 domain-containing protein, which produces MLTVDPLTPEDINQLLDARDPASVTIYLESSPVPAQQEGARIALRNAAGEAEKELVAGGCAPKEAAAVVAPVRELSEQLSFWEHQGASIALFAAAGELRSFRMASRLRPHVATGDRFDVGALLRAVTFRNGAHLLAVAAHDVKLYELTADRRAEEVHLDLDLDELSATLAVTDNHGQADMRAAPSDRTQRERFAGLVQRAVLPTVRRTGLPLVITGAPDLVAAYRTVNEYDQLLEDGLDVHPSSLEVDDVDARTREVLDTHYSHELAGWRELFGTRRSAGRATTDLTEVAKAATMGAVEELWFDMDVAQEGRLAEDGEPELVDEGGPDTYNVVDEIAARVLRAGGTVRAVREKDLLDDSPVAAVLRFPKESAGL; this is translated from the coding sequence ATGTTGACCGTCGACCCGTTGACCCCCGAAGACATCAACCAGCTGCTGGACGCACGTGATCCGGCGAGCGTCACCATCTACCTCGAGTCGTCCCCCGTGCCCGCCCAGCAGGAGGGCGCCCGGATCGCCCTGCGCAACGCGGCCGGCGAGGCGGAGAAGGAGCTCGTGGCGGGCGGTTGCGCCCCCAAGGAGGCCGCCGCGGTGGTCGCCCCGGTGCGCGAGCTGTCCGAGCAGCTCTCCTTCTGGGAGCACCAGGGCGCCTCGATCGCCCTCTTCGCCGCCGCCGGCGAGCTGCGCTCCTTCCGGATGGCCAGCCGGCTCCGCCCGCACGTGGCCACCGGTGACCGCTTCGACGTCGGTGCCCTGCTGCGCGCGGTGACGTTCCGCAACGGCGCGCACCTGCTCGCCGTCGCCGCCCACGACGTCAAGCTGTACGAGCTGACCGCCGACCGTCGCGCCGAGGAGGTCCACCTCGACCTCGACCTGGACGAGCTGAGCGCCACCCTGGCCGTCACCGACAACCACGGCCAGGCCGACATGCGCGCCGCCCCCAGCGACCGCACCCAGCGGGAGCGCTTCGCCGGACTGGTGCAGCGGGCCGTGCTGCCGACCGTGCGCCGCACCGGGCTGCCCCTGGTGATCACCGGGGCCCCCGACCTGGTCGCGGCCTACCGCACCGTCAACGAGTACGACCAGCTCCTCGAGGACGGTCTGGACGTCCACCCCTCCTCCCTCGAGGTGGACGACGTGGACGCCCGCACCCGCGAGGTGCTGGACACCCACTACAGCCACGAGCTGGCCGGGTGGCGCGAGCTCTTCGGCACCCGTCGCAGCGCCGGCCGGGCCACCACCGACCTCACCGAGGTGGCCAAGGCCGCCACGATGGGCGCGGTGGAGGAGCTGTGGTTCGACATGGACGTCGCCCAGGAGGGCCGGCTGGCCGAGGACGGCGAGCCCGAGCTCGTCGACGAGGGCGGACCGGACACCTACAACGTGGTCGACGAGATCGCCGCCCGCGTGCTCCGCGCCGGCGGCACCGTCCGCGCCGTGCGTGAGAAGGACCTGCTGGACGACTCCCCGGTCGCGGCCGTGCTCCGGTTCCCGAAGGAGTCCGCCGGCCTCTGA
- a CDS encoding pyridoxal phosphate-dependent decarboxylase family protein, with protein sequence MSEQQRAPHLSAEQFRAQAHQVVDWIADYWESVGERPVLSQVEPGAVAAAVDGTIPDQPESLDAVLADVDQHLVPGLTHWQHPRFFAYFPANSSPAGVLGDLLSSGIGAQGMLWATSPAVTELEQVVLDQLARALGLSDAFCHLRDDGSPGAGGGVIQDTASTATFTALLAALHRATGGRARTEGVEQGRYTVYASTQAHSSLQKAAMMSGLGERAVRLVDVDPWTQQLDVDRLREAIEADVAAGRVPVMVQACVGTTGTGAVDPVAAIGEVTRRHGVWLHVDAAWAGVAALCPEHAWVNEGVAELADSYVTNPHKWLLTTFDCSTFWVRDRSALVGALSILPEYLRNPATESGAVVDYRDWHPQLGRRFRALKLWTVLRSYGLSGLRAHLRAGIAQAARVAELVDADPRLELAAPPVLGLVSFRLASSDGLGAGRADQLTREVMDRVNASGAAYLSHGQVAGRPFVRWACGGWRTGAEDVEQTWAELDRTLTELLPTR encoded by the coding sequence GTGAGTGAGCAGCAGCGGGCGCCGCACCTGAGCGCGGAGCAGTTCCGGGCCCAGGCGCACCAGGTCGTGGACTGGATCGCGGACTACTGGGAGTCGGTGGGGGAGCGTCCGGTGCTCTCCCAGGTCGAGCCGGGAGCCGTGGCAGCGGCCGTCGACGGGACGATCCCGGACCAGCCGGAGTCCCTCGACGCGGTGCTGGCCGACGTCGACCAGCACCTGGTCCCGGGTCTCACGCACTGGCAGCACCCACGGTTCTTCGCCTACTTCCCGGCCAACTCCTCACCGGCGGGCGTCCTCGGCGACCTGCTCAGCAGCGGCATCGGCGCCCAGGGGATGCTCTGGGCGACCAGCCCGGCGGTCACCGAGCTCGAGCAGGTGGTGCTCGACCAGCTGGCCCGCGCCCTCGGCCTCTCCGACGCCTTCTGCCACCTCCGCGACGACGGCAGCCCCGGTGCCGGTGGCGGCGTCATCCAGGACACCGCCTCCACCGCCACCTTCACCGCCCTGCTGGCCGCCCTGCACCGGGCCACCGGCGGCCGGGCCCGGACCGAGGGCGTCGAGCAGGGGCGCTACACCGTCTACGCCTCCACCCAGGCCCACTCCTCGCTGCAGAAGGCGGCGATGATGAGCGGGCTGGGGGAGCGGGCGGTCCGTCTGGTCGACGTCGACCCCTGGACCCAGCAGCTCGACGTCGACCGGCTCCGCGAGGCGATCGAGGCCGACGTCGCGGCCGGCCGCGTGCCGGTGATGGTGCAGGCCTGCGTCGGCACCACCGGCACCGGTGCCGTCGACCCGGTGGCAGCCATCGGCGAGGTCACCCGGCGCCACGGCGTCTGGCTGCACGTGGACGCCGCCTGGGCCGGTGTAGCCGCGCTCTGCCCCGAGCACGCCTGGGTCAACGAGGGGGTCGCCGAGCTGGCCGACTCCTACGTCACCAACCCGCACAAGTGGTTGCTCACCACCTTCGACTGCAGCACCTTCTGGGTGCGGGACCGCAGCGCCCTGGTCGGGGCCCTGTCGATCCTGCCGGAGTACCTGCGCAACCCCGCCACCGAGTCCGGCGCGGTGGTGGACTACCGCGACTGGCACCCCCAGCTCGGCCGCCGCTTCCGCGCGCTCAAGCTGTGGACGGTGCTGCGCAGCTACGGGCTGTCCGGGCTCCGGGCCCACCTGCGCGCCGGCATCGCCCAGGCGGCCCGGGTGGCCGAGCTGGTGGACGCCGACCCCCGCCTGGAGCTGGCCGCGCCGCCCGTGCTCGGGCTGGTCAGCTTCCGGCTGGCGTCCTCGGACGGGCTGGGGGCCGGACGGGCCGACCAGCTCACCCGGGAGGTGATGGACCGGGTCAACGCCTCCGGCGCGGCCTACCTCAGCCACGGCCAGGTGGCGGGGCGGCCGTTCGTGCGCTGGGCCTGCGGGGGCTGGCGCACCGGTGCCGAGGACGTCGAGCAGACCTGGGCCGAGCTCGACCGCACCCTCACCGAGCTCCTGCCCACGCGCTGA
- a CDS encoding dihydrolipoamide acetyltransferase family protein, which yields MQYFNLPDPGEGLVEAELVTWRVAVGDEVAVNDVVVEIETSKSLVELPSPFSGRVAQLLVEEGTTVDVGTPIIAIDDGTDDAAEDEDAAAAPNLVGYGVKAAGTTRRPRRGAGAAPSAGAGDGAPPGSGAGGADEAAGASAGTGAEQGGSPAGTPSAPAAAPSDQTVRQVQAQLNDSFDPGHPVSRPAGAVAPLEPTPAQPAGDPLPGPGRGPSEPAEERGPVLTRPPTRLLAKQLGVDLRRLAGTGDGGIITRADVEAAAATSALAGAAAPAAPAAGVGTPAASPSTAGIGDEDGVLPDPAVSSDGRWSDPGAPRADDDERIPVRGVRKITAEAMVSSAFTAPHVTEWIEVDVTASMELLERLRSRRDLAEVRLTPLVLVAAAVCRALERTPELNSRWVEVEGGAEIVRSREVNLGIAAATPRGLVVPNVKGAQRMRLRELAEALAELVAVAKQGRTQPAALSGGTFTVTNVGVFGIDGGTPIINPGQAGILCLGAINRRPWVVGEGVEERIEPRWVTTLSVSFDHRVADGAEGSRFLADVALALADPAMGALL from the coding sequence ATGCAGTACTTCAACCTGCCCGACCCCGGTGAGGGACTGGTCGAGGCCGAGCTGGTCACCTGGCGGGTGGCCGTCGGGGACGAGGTCGCGGTCAACGACGTGGTGGTCGAGATCGAGACCAGCAAGTCCCTGGTCGAGCTCCCGAGCCCGTTCAGCGGCCGGGTGGCCCAGCTGCTGGTCGAGGAGGGCACGACGGTCGACGTCGGGACCCCGATCATCGCCATCGACGACGGCACCGACGACGCGGCCGAGGACGAGGACGCCGCGGCCGCCCCGAACCTGGTCGGCTACGGGGTGAAGGCGGCCGGCACCACCCGTCGCCCGCGTCGGGGCGCCGGCGCCGCACCGTCGGCGGGGGCCGGCGACGGCGCGCCGCCCGGGTCCGGGGCCGGGGGTGCCGACGAGGCCGCCGGTGCGTCGGCAGGCACCGGCGCCGAGCAGGGGGGCAGCCCGGCCGGGACGCCGTCCGCGCCGGCAGCTGCGCCGTCCGACCAGACGGTGCGGCAGGTGCAGGCGCAGCTGAACGACTCCTTCGACCCCGGTCACCCGGTCTCGCGCCCCGCCGGTGCGGTGGCGCCGCTGGAGCCCACTCCGGCCCAGCCCGCGGGCGACCCGCTGCCCGGCCCGGGACGCGGTCCGTCCGAGCCCGCCGAGGAGCGCGGCCCGGTGCTGACCAGGCCGCCGACCAGGCTGCTGGCCAAGCAGCTCGGGGTCGACCTGCGCCGTCTGGCCGGGACCGGGGACGGCGGGATCATCACCCGCGCCGACGTCGAGGCCGCCGCGGCGACCTCGGCCCTCGCCGGTGCCGCGGCCCCGGCGGCCCCGGCGGCCGGGGTCGGCACCCCCGCCGCCAGCCCGTCGACGGCGGGCATCGGTGACGAGGACGGCGTCCTGCCCGACCCGGCCGTCAGCTCCGACGGCCGGTGGAGCGACCCGGGTGCTCCCCGGGCGGACGACGACGAGCGCATCCCGGTCCGCGGGGTCCGCAAGATCACCGCCGAGGCGATGGTCAGCTCGGCCTTCACCGCCCCCCACGTCACCGAGTGGATCGAGGTCGACGTCACCGCCTCGATGGAGCTGCTGGAGCGGCTCCGCTCCCGCCGCGACCTGGCCGAGGTCCGGCTGACCCCGCTGGTGCTGGTCGCAGCCGCGGTCTGCCGGGCGCTGGAGCGGACACCGGAGCTGAACTCGCGCTGGGTCGAGGTCGAGGGCGGGGCGGAGATCGTCCGCTCCCGCGAGGTGAACCTCGGCATCGCCGCCGCCACCCCGCGCGGCCTGGTGGTGCCCAACGTCAAGGGTGCCCAGCGGATGCGGCTGCGGGAGCTGGCCGAGGCGCTGGCCGAGCTGGTCGCGGTGGCCAAGCAGGGACGCACCCAGCCGGCGGCCCTCTCCGGTGGCACCTTCACCGTCACCAACGTGGGCGTCTTCGGCATCGACGGCGGCACCCCGATCATCAACCCCGGCCAGGCCGGCATCCTGTGCCTGGGGGCGATCAACCGCCGCCCCTGGGTGGTCGGCGAGGGCGTGGAGGAGCGCATCGAGCCGCGCTGGGTGACCACGCTGTCGGTCTCCTTCGACCACCGGGTGGCCGACGGTGCCGAGGGCTCCCGGTTCCTCGCCGACGTCGCCCTCGCGCTCGCCGACCCGGCGATGGGCGCCCTGCTGTAG
- a CDS encoding alpha-ketoacid dehydrogenase subunit beta: MTRMTLGKALNAGLRRALEADPKVLLAGEDIGKLGGVFRITEGLQKDFGEHRVIDSPLAESGIVGTAVGLAMRGYRPVVEIQFDGFVFPAYDQIVTQIAKLRFRTAGRQKLPIVIRIPFGGGIGAVEHHSESPEAYFAHTPGLKVVTCSNPTDAYWMIQQSIASDDPIIFLEPKRRYHDKAEVDETATPVPLHQAAVVREGTDLTLIAYGPMVRTCLDAATAAAEEGLDLEVIDLRTLSPIDTATVVASVQRTGRAVVVHEAQQNLGIGAEISARITEHCFYSLEAPVLRVTGYDMPYPPSRMEDMYLPDLDRVLDGVDRALAH, translated from the coding sequence ATGACCCGGATGACGCTGGGCAAGGCCCTCAACGCCGGTCTGCGCCGCGCGCTGGAGGCCGACCCGAAGGTGCTGCTGGCCGGTGAGGACATCGGCAAGCTCGGCGGGGTCTTCCGGATCACCGAGGGTCTGCAGAAGGACTTCGGCGAGCACCGGGTGATCGACTCCCCGCTGGCGGAGTCCGGCATCGTGGGGACGGCCGTCGGGCTGGCCATGCGCGGGTACCGACCGGTGGTGGAGATCCAGTTCGACGGGTTCGTCTTCCCCGCCTACGACCAGATCGTCACCCAGATCGCCAAGCTCCGGTTCCGCACCGCCGGCCGGCAGAAGCTGCCGATCGTGATCCGGATCCCCTTCGGCGGCGGCATCGGGGCGGTGGAGCACCACAGCGAGTCCCCCGAGGCCTACTTCGCCCACACCCCGGGGCTCAAGGTCGTCACCTGCTCCAACCCGACCGACGCCTACTGGATGATCCAGCAGTCGATCGCCTCCGACGACCCGATCATCTTCCTGGAGCCGAAGCGCCGCTACCACGACAAGGCCGAGGTGGACGAGACGGCGACGCCGGTCCCGCTGCACCAGGCCGCCGTGGTCCGCGAGGGCACCGACCTGACGCTGATCGCCTACGGTCCGATGGTCCGCACCTGCCTGGACGCCGCCACCGCCGCCGCGGAGGAGGGGCTGGACCTGGAGGTGATCGACCTGCGGACGCTCTCCCCGATCGACACCGCCACGGTGGTGGCCTCGGTGCAGCGGACCGGTCGCGCGGTCGTGGTGCACGAGGCCCAGCAGAACCTGGGCATCGGTGCGGAGATCTCGGCCCGGATCACCGAGCACTGCTTCTACTCCCTGGAGGCGCCCGTGCTCCGGGTCACCGGCTACGACATGCCGTACCCGCCCAGCCGGATGGAGGACATGTACCTGCCCGACCTGGACCGTGTCCTCGACGGAGTCGACCGCGCCCTGGCGCACTGA
- the pdhA gene encoding pyruvate dehydrogenase (acetyl-transferring) E1 component subunit alpha, with translation MSPTPADETDLVQLLTPEGERVEHPDYAFTGDDEEVAGYLRDMVLGRRIDTEATALQRQGELGLWASLLGQEAAQVGSARALGPNDVVFPTYREHAVGFCMGVDPIDLLGLFRGVDMGGWDAEATRFRIYTLVIGAQTLHATGYAMGLERDGLVGNGTPEQDAAVVAYFGDGATSQGDVNEAFVFASSYNAPVVFFCQNNQWAISEPMTRQSRIPLYRRASGFGFPGVRVDGNDVLAVKAVTDAALERARNGGGPTLVEAYTYRMGAHTTSDDPSKYRLADELEKWRLRDPIERVRALLRTSGSVGEQFYTDLAAEADDLAADLRRRCLELTAPGLDGMFEHVHAEQTEYLAAQQQAYREYADSFQMEPVAADGGGAR, from the coding sequence TTGAGCCCCACACCCGCCGACGAGACCGATCTCGTCCAGCTGCTCACCCCCGAGGGCGAGCGCGTCGAGCACCCGGACTACGCCTTCACCGGGGACGACGAGGAGGTCGCCGGCTACCTGCGCGACATGGTCCTCGGCCGCCGGATCGACACCGAGGCCACCGCGCTGCAGCGCCAGGGCGAGCTGGGTCTGTGGGCCTCGCTGCTCGGCCAGGAGGCCGCCCAGGTCGGGTCGGCCCGGGCGCTGGGGCCCAACGACGTCGTCTTCCCCACCTACCGCGAGCACGCCGTCGGGTTCTGCATGGGCGTGGACCCCATCGACCTGCTCGGTCTCTTCCGCGGGGTGGACATGGGCGGCTGGGACGCCGAGGCCACCCGCTTCCGGATCTACACCCTGGTGATCGGTGCGCAGACGCTGCACGCCACCGGGTACGCGATGGGCCTGGAGCGCGACGGCCTGGTCGGCAACGGCACCCCCGAGCAGGACGCCGCCGTGGTGGCCTACTTCGGCGACGGGGCCACCAGCCAGGGCGACGTCAACGAGGCCTTCGTCTTCGCCAGCTCCTACAACGCCCCGGTCGTCTTCTTCTGCCAGAACAACCAGTGGGCGATCTCGGAGCCGATGACCCGGCAGTCCCGGATCCCGCTGTACCGGCGGGCCAGCGGGTTCGGCTTCCCCGGCGTCCGGGTCGACGGCAACGACGTGCTGGCGGTCAAGGCCGTCACCGACGCCGCCCTGGAGCGGGCCCGCAACGGCGGCGGTCCCACCCTGGTCGAGGCCTACACCTACCGGATGGGTGCCCACACCACCTCCGACGACCCGAGCAAGTACCGGCTGGCCGACGAGCTGGAGAAGTGGCGGCTGCGGGACCCGATCGAGCGGGTCCGGGCGCTGCTGCGGACGTCGGGCTCGGTGGGGGAGCAGTTCTACACCGACCTGGCCGCCGAGGCCGACGACCTGGCCGCGGACCTGCGCCGGCGCTGCCTCGAGCTCACCGCGCCCGGGCTGGACGGCATGTTCGAGCACGTCCACGCCGAGCAGACCGAGTACCTCGCCGCCCAGCAGCAGGCCTACCGCGAGTACGCCGACAGCTTCCAGATGGAACCCGTGGCCGCCGACGGAGGGGGAGCGCGATGA
- a CDS encoding DUF2330 domain-containing protein — translation MRPALRLLLALAVLLGWWVVAPDARACACGAVEPADGHRLSADGEQAAIVFDGTRQTTAISMGLEGDGEELAFLLPVPATAELSLAPDDLFTVLDKHTRPEVRTEYRYLPVLMGGPGDGAPGGAPGVDVTRRQQIGDYDVAELSGEPGAVGTWLEQNGFRVREEVLAGLGVYLEEGWRVLAVRLVLDAVPDGPSQPLVATFATDHAVYPMRLGATATRSQAVRLYVLAEHRVVAEVEGSDALRVRYAGPPPAAMDVLGSLPGEPVLTAFDDSLNPRSIDGDVLFTVDPAGDVPYRQVRVVVEDRSWVTLVGVAGVLLLAHLALLTLGLVSLRRTA, via the coding sequence ATGCGTCCCGCCCTCCGCCTGCTGCTGGCCCTCGCCGTCCTGCTCGGCTGGTGGGTGGTCGCCCCGGACGCCCGCGCGTGCGCCTGCGGGGCGGTCGAACCGGCCGACGGCCACCGGCTCAGCGCGGACGGGGAGCAGGCGGCCATCGTCTTCGACGGCACCCGCCAGACCACCGCGATCAGCATGGGACTGGAGGGCGACGGGGAGGAGCTGGCCTTCCTGCTGCCGGTGCCCGCCACCGCGGAGCTGTCGCTGGCCCCGGACGACCTGTTCACCGTCCTCGACAAGCACACCCGGCCCGAGGTGCGCACCGAGTACCGCTACCTGCCGGTGCTCATGGGCGGGCCGGGGGACGGCGCCCCGGGTGGAGCCCCCGGGGTGGACGTGACGCGCCGCCAGCAGATCGGCGACTACGACGTCGCCGAGCTGTCCGGGGAGCCCGGGGCCGTCGGCACCTGGCTGGAGCAGAACGGGTTCCGGGTCCGTGAGGAGGTGCTGGCCGGGCTCGGCGTCTACCTGGAGGAGGGGTGGCGGGTGCTGGCCGTCCGGCTGGTCCTCGACGCCGTGCCCGACGGTCCGAGCCAGCCGCTGGTGGCCACCTTCGCCACCGACCACGCGGTCTACCCGATGCGGCTGGGGGCCACCGCCACCCGGAGCCAGGCCGTCCGTCTCTACGTGCTGGCCGAGCACCGGGTGGTGGCCGAGGTGGAGGGGTCGGACGCGTTGCGGGTCCGCTACGCCGGTCCTCCGCCCGCGGCGATGGACGTCCTCGGCTCGCTGCCCGGTGAACCGGTGCTGACCGCCTTCGACGACTCGCTGAACCCCCGCAGCATCGACGGGGACGTGCTGTTCACCGTCGACCCGGCCGGCGACGTCCCCTACCGCCAGGTGCGGGTGGTGGTCGAGGACCGCAGCTGGGTCACCCTCGTCGGCGTCGCCGGCGTCCTGCTGCTGGCCCACCTCGCGCTGCTGACCCTCGGGCTGGTGTCGCTGCGCCGGACGGCATGA
- a CDS encoding ATP-dependent DNA ligase yields the protein MEQLTLGEVVATSARVGATRARTAKREAIAALLVRAGADEVGLLTDWLSGSLRQRRTGVGWRSLTDLPEPATTSTLTVVEVDAVLDALEGESGTGSQQRRRTLLHDLMGRATAEEQVFLRRLLTGELRQGALDGVVLDAVAAASELPLALVRRAAMLGGTASAVAVAAREGGASALEAFRLELMRPVRPMLASSAPEVGEALDALAPPWLVDAKLDGIRIQVHRDGQDVRVWSRSLDDITERMPEVVATVRALPAERLVLDGEALAVDEAGRAVAFQDSASLAARHQRSDTAASGSGLGCWFFDVLHRDGRDLLDAPAAERAAELAEVAGDLVVPRLSTADRDAALAFAAEALTAGHEGVVVKDPAGPWEAGRRGKGWIKVKPRHTLDLVVLAVEHGSGRRSGLLSNIHLGAREGDGFVMLGKTFKGMTDEMLAWQTERFRSLEWPDSPWVVERGDWVVPLRPEQVVEIAFDGLQRSTRYPGGLALRFARVLRYREDKTADEADTIDAVRRLAAG from the coding sequence ATGGAGCAGCTCACCCTCGGCGAGGTCGTCGCCACCAGCGCCCGCGTGGGCGCGACCCGGGCCCGCACGGCCAAGCGGGAGGCCATCGCCGCGCTGCTGGTGCGGGCCGGTGCGGACGAGGTGGGTCTGCTCACCGACTGGTTGAGCGGCTCCCTGCGGCAGCGCCGCACCGGTGTCGGCTGGCGGTCGCTGACCGACCTGCCGGAGCCGGCGACGACGTCCACGCTCACCGTGGTCGAGGTGGACGCCGTCCTGGACGCCCTGGAGGGCGAGTCCGGGACCGGCTCCCAGCAGCGGCGGCGCACTCTCCTGCACGACCTGATGGGCCGGGCCACGGCCGAGGAGCAGGTGTTCCTGCGTCGGCTGCTGACCGGTGAGCTGCGCCAGGGGGCGCTGGACGGGGTGGTGCTGGACGCCGTGGCCGCGGCCTCGGAGCTGCCGCTGGCGCTGGTGAGGCGGGCGGCCATGCTGGGCGGGACGGCGTCGGCGGTGGCGGTGGCCGCGCGCGAGGGCGGGGCGTCCGCGCTGGAGGCCTTCCGGCTGGAGCTGATGCGTCCGGTGCGACCCATGCTCGCCTCGTCCGCCCCCGAGGTGGGCGAGGCGCTGGACGCGCTGGCCCCGCCGTGGCTGGTCGACGCCAAGCTCGACGGCATCCGGATCCAGGTGCACCGTGACGGCCAGGACGTCCGGGTGTGGAGCCGGAGCCTGGACGACATCACCGAGCGCATGCCGGAGGTGGTGGCCACGGTGCGGGCGCTGCCGGCCGAGCGCCTGGTCCTGGACGGGGAGGCGCTGGCCGTCGACGAGGCCGGGCGCGCGGTCGCCTTCCAGGACAGCGCCTCCCTGGCCGCACGGCACCAGCGCAGCGACACCGCCGCCTCCGGGAGCGGGCTGGGGTGCTGGTTCTTCGACGTCCTGCACCGTGACGGCCGCGACCTGCTGGACGCCCCCGCCGCCGAGCGCGCGGCCGAGCTGGCCGAGGTGGCCGGGGACCTGGTGGTGCCGCGACTCAGCACCGCCGACAGGGACGCCGCGCTGGCCTTCGCCGCCGAGGCGCTGACCGCCGGTCACGAGGGGGTGGTGGTCAAGGACCCCGCCGGGCCGTGGGAGGCGGGACGGCGCGGGAAGGGCTGGATCAAGGTCAAGCCGCGCCACACCCTCGACCTGGTGGTGCTGGCCGTCGAGCACGGCAGCGGGCGGCGGAGCGGGCTGCTCTCGAACATCCACCTGGGCGCCCGCGAGGGCGACGGCTTCGTGATGCTGGGCAAGACCTTCAAGGGCATGACCGACGAGATGCTGGCCTGGCAGACCGAGCGCTTCCGGTCGCTGGAGTGGCCCGACAGCCCGTGGGTGGTCGAGCGTGGGGACTGGGTGGTGCCGCTGCGGCCGGAGCAGGTGGTGGAGATCGCCTTCGACGGGCTGCAGCGCTCCACCCGCTACCCCGGCGGGCTGGCCCTGCGGTTCGCCCGGGTGCTGCGCTACCGCGAGGACAAGACCGCCGACGAGGCCGACACCATCGACGCGGTCCGGCGCCTGGCCGCCGGCTGA
- a CDS encoding TIGR03086 family metal-binding protein, with amino-acid sequence MLDLTAQTTEITRLVAAVPEDALSSPTPCPGYDVAGLLAHLHGLSIAFADAARKVDGPTTRTPPDPTAVRLPDDWRTSLPAALTDLAAAWQTPGATEGATWAGGLGFPAEQALVVAADELVLHGWDLAVATGLAYSPDAEAVGAAHAMCAATPDHPSARQGLFGPVLEISPDAPLLDRTLGLAGRDPAWRP; translated from the coding sequence ATGCTCGACCTGACGGCGCAGACGACGGAGATCACCCGGCTGGTGGCCGCGGTGCCCGAGGACGCCCTCTCCTCACCCACCCCCTGCCCGGGCTACGACGTCGCTGGCTTGCTGGCCCACCTGCACGGGCTGTCGATCGCCTTCGCCGACGCCGCGCGCAAGGTGGACGGGCCCACCACGCGGACACCCCCGGACCCGACGGCCGTCCGGCTCCCTGACGACTGGCGGACCAGCCTGCCGGCGGCGCTGACCGACCTCGCTGCGGCCTGGCAGACCCCCGGCGCCACGGAGGGCGCGACCTGGGCCGGTGGGCTCGGCTTCCCGGCCGAGCAGGCGCTGGTGGTCGCAGCCGACGAACTGGTCCTGCACGGCTGGGACCTCGCGGTGGCCACCGGGCTGGCCTACTCCCCGGACGCCGAGGCGGTCGGCGCCGCGCACGCCATGTGCGCGGCCACCCCGGACCACCCGTCCGCGCGGCAGGGTCTCTTCGGCCCCGTGCTCGAGATCTCGCCCGACGCGCCCCTGCTGGACCGCACGCTCGGTCTCGCCGGCCGCGACCCCGCCTGGCGCCCCTGA
- a CDS encoding ester cyclase, producing MFDNTTEDFIQPDDAALTARGRALIMIGRDGIAGGDQQALEAYFHPTFRFHGPGGGEVTREDLWAFFAGYRSALEDFTVERRAVIDQGGEYMSARTSFSGVFTRPLELAPMGTLQPTGEPFDFDVINIFRVDAEDRLVEEWALYDTLLVMAKLGVDVGSAAGSGS from the coding sequence GTGTTCGACAACACCACCGAAGACTTCATCCAGCCCGACGACGCCGCCCTCACAGCTCGCGGACGCGCGCTGATCATGATCGGCCGAGACGGCATCGCCGGCGGGGACCAGCAGGCACTCGAGGCGTACTTCCACCCCACCTTCCGCTTCCACGGCCCGGGCGGTGGGGAGGTGACGCGTGAGGACCTGTGGGCCTTCTTCGCCGGCTACCGCAGCGCCCTCGAGGACTTCACGGTCGAGCGGCGCGCCGTCATCGACCAGGGAGGCGAGTACATGTCGGCTCGCACCAGCTTCTCGGGTGTCTTCACCCGCCCGTTGGAGCTGGCGCCGATGGGCACCCTCCAGCCGACGGGCGAACCCTTCGACTTCGACGTCATCAACATCTTCCGGGTGGATGCTGAGGACCGACTGGTGGAGGAGTGGGCGCTGTACGACACCTTGCTGGTGATGGCCAAGCTCGGTGTGGACGTGGGCTCCGCCGCCGGCAGCGGAAGCTGA
- a CDS encoding ester cyclase — protein MSNADVLAHYLDCLNNRHLDDLDQDVHETLEVNFVDTALTDYQGVIASNIAAVPDFHWGVRDMLEDGDTIAVRFVDTGTPITSWFGLEATGRSFTMQETAFYHFRDGKLASVQFLLDLDAVRNDLAGTADNPATGR, from the coding sequence ATGAGCAACGCAGACGTGCTGGCGCACTACCTCGACTGCCTCAACAACCGACACCTCGACGACCTCGACCAGGACGTCCACGAGACGCTGGAGGTCAACTTCGTGGACACGGCGCTGACCGACTACCAGGGCGTCATCGCGTCGAACATCGCCGCCGTCCCCGACTTCCACTGGGGCGTCAGGGACATGCTCGAGGACGGCGACACCATCGCCGTGCGCTTCGTCGACACCGGCACACCGATCACGAGCTGGTTCGGCCTGGAGGCGACGGGCCGGTCGTTCACGATGCAGGAGACCGCGTTCTACCACTTCCGCGACGGCAAGCTGGCCTCGGTGCAGTTCCTCCTCGACCTCGACGCCGTCCGCAACGACCTCGCCGGCACCGCCGACAACCCGGCCACCGGACGCTGA